One stretch of Segatella copri DNA includes these proteins:
- a CDS encoding YhcH/YjgK/YiaL family protein, with product MVVDTLDNLEKYVSLNPLFADVVKFIKDNDLSKLEDGKHFIKESNLFVNITTAHGKSEEDAVLETHRKMIDIQIPLDNEETYGYTPLAGLPEVEYNEAKDVTKYPGVKAQTLVTCKPGQFAIFWPQDGHQPCIGSGDIHKAIFKIKN from the coding sequence ATGGTAGTAGATACTTTAGACAATCTGGAGAAATATGTTTCTCTCAATCCGCTCTTCGCTGATGTAGTGAAGTTTATCAAAGATAATGACCTCTCTAAATTGGAGGACGGTAAGCATTTTATCAAGGAGAGTAACCTCTTTGTTAACATAACGACAGCTCACGGAAAAAGCGAGGAAGATGCTGTTCTTGAAACACATCGCAAGATGATTGATATTCAGATTCCTCTTGACAACGAGGAGACTTATGGCTATACTCCTCTTGCTGGTCTTCCTGAAGTGGAATATAACGAGGCTAAGGATGTAACCAAGTATCCTGGTGTGAAAGCGCAGACGCTCGTTACCTGCAAGCCAGGTCAGTTTGCTATCTTCTGGCCACAAGATGGTCATCAGCCATGCATCGGTAGTGGTGATATCCACAAGGCTATCTTCAAGATTAAGAATTAA